gtctttacagatgtagttaaattaagaatcttgagataagctcatcctggattatctggtgggccctaaatccaatgacaagtgttcCTATAAGAGACATCCTGTAGAGAGACACAAGGACAGGaggaaaaggccatgtgaagtCGGGAGCAGAGACTGAAGTTATGCAGCCACAAGCCCAGGAATGCCTGGAGCCacaagaagctggaagaggccttagagccttcagaaggagctctgccaacaccttcatctcagacttctagcctccagaactgtgagagaataaatttctgtagttttaaCCGACTCCTCCCTCCCAGTTTGTgggtaatttgctacagcagtCCTAGGAAAGTAATACAGATGGTAAGGTGGGCAGAACTACAGGTGGGCCCCTAGGGCCCCAGAAGGGCTGGGACCTATCTTTGCTTCCAATCCACGTGTGGGTGGTAGGGGCTTGTTCTTCTGCTTCACCAGTAAATAGGTCACTCCTCTGTAGCACTGGGATAAACAGAGACATAGCCCTCGATGTCTGAAGACATAGAGCCTAATGACCAAAGACTTGACCTTTAACAACCAAAGAGAGGTCATGtaccaggcctgggggtggggtggtggggcgGAGTCCTAGTCAATTAGTACTGAGTACACTCTGTCCCAACCTGGGGAGGCTCAGGAAACAAGATTCTGGGAGTTCAAACCTGTTTTAGGGTTTGGCGGACTCCCAGTTGCAAAGGCATGATCCAGGGTCAGAGTCCGTGTTCCCCACCCAGACCAGAGACATGgtcacacacagagacagagagctcAAGAAAGAGACAGCACCATGGAGAATGGCATTTTGAAAATCAGGGAGCGGTAACAGAGAGAGCTGTACCTAGAAGTCAATCTGGACTCTGAAATACTGAGGGAAAGcagcagaggtggaggggagaTTTGTACAGGTAGAAGTGTCACAAAGAAGTGTACACGGAGAGTCTGACAGATCTaaggaaaaaagatggaaacatCCAGAACATTTGGAAAGCAGGAATATGAAATAAAGTTACAATTGGTGTTGGGGAAAGATCTAGACATACAGACTCCAGACTTCAGTGTGCATGGTGTTTCTGTCCTCTGTGCTTCCCATGACCTCTTCCATCGCCACTAGCTTAGTCGTTAGTTACCACATTCAGTTTTGTCCAGGCTCATCCAATTTAGATATTACCATGTACCTTCCATGTCTCAGGATCCAACCAAGGTTCTGACAACACAGCTGACCATCCAGAGTGCACACTGGATCAGGCTGCCATGGATGGCTCATAATTTGGCTCCAGAAATGGCAACCTAGATTATTAGGCTGACTAGCTCCTACGATGACAGCTTGGAGACCAGCTGGTGTCCCTCCATACAAGTTTTGGCATAcacatcattcaaaagtccacaaatgacaaatgctggagaggctgtggagaaaagggaaccctcctagactgctggtgggaatgcagtttggtgcagccactgtggaaaacaggatggagattcctcaaaagactaggaatagacttaccatatgacccaataatcctgctcctgggcatgtatccagaaggaaccatacttcaaaaagacacctgtaccccaatgttcatagcagcattatttacaatagccaagacatggaaacagcctaaatgtccatcaacagatgactggataaagaagatgtggtatatttctacaatggaatactattcagccataaaaacggacaacataacgccatttgcagcaacatggatgctcctggagaatgtcattctaactaaagtaagccagaaagagaaagaaaaacaccatgtaagatcactcataggtggaatctgaagaaaaaaaaagaacatgaatataaaacagaaacaaactcatagacatagaatacaaacttgtggttgccaagggggcaggcggtgggaagggacagaatgggatttcaaaatttgtagatactgacaggcatatgtagaatagataaacaagattatactgtatagcacagagaaatatatacaagatcttgtggtagctcaccgcaaaaaaaaaaaagtgacagtaaatatatgtatgttcatgtgtaactgaaaaattgtgctctacactggaatttgacacaacattgtaaatgactataactcgataaaaaaaagtttaaaaaaataagttttggCATACAGTATGGCAGTCACTCTGACAAGGCAGACAACCGGGGTGCTGTAGAAATGTGCTGTCCTGCTTCTGGAATAACTGTGGTTTGACACACACAGGCCATTGACAGtaagctccctgagagcaggggaAGCATCTTAGTCAACATGGTTTTTCTAAAGCCAGTAAAGTGAACTGCAGAGAGAAAGATGATCAATAATAAAAGACTGACTCAATCAATCAAATACTGGACTCTGTCCTTATGGAGCTCAAGGCTATTAGAGCAGATAAAATGTCATAAATCACCTTAATATGACTTGGGTAGTAGGCAGGGTTATTAGGAAGGGCAGGCAAAGAACTGTGGTGGCTCAGAGGCATCAGAAATCTCTTCTTGTGGTGTAGAGTTGGTCAAgcaagacttcctggaggaggtggcctttgAACTAAATCTTGAATAATAGAAGGGATTTAGATAGAGGAGACAGTAAAACTCTTTAACATGGTAGTGGCACAAGTACTGATCCATCAGAGTGGAAGCTGGATGGGGCATTCAAGTGGGGTCCTGGAGCCCCTGCTGTGCCAAGCATTACCTCTTTAAATAAGAGGTCTTGAGGTTAGGAGGGTCCCCAGGGAGAAGTAGGGTAGCAGGAGCACTATGGAGTTAGGGGCTAGTTACCAACCAGATTATGGctatttcaatatatttaattaaCCTATACAACCATACTGGTGCACGTACCTACTGAGTATTAGCCCCAGACATGAACTCCTGAAATGGCCTTACTCTCTTCTGGTTTGTCAAAGCCACAGGGGCCTTACATGTGAGGCCAGAACAGCAGAGACTACTTTGCAGTTTGATGATGCATCCCTAGGGCCTAGAACAGTGTGCCTGGAGGATTGGAGGAGGCCCGCTAAATGTTTGTTAAGTCAATAGGCAGACTGGAAACCTCAAGCCCATTCTTGGGGTCCTCTCACTCTTCATCTCATTGGACCCACTCTCCCCCTCGAATCCATGCTCCATTCCAGCCCTCACTATAACCTAATATGAGAAGTGGATTCTGTCATTCTCCTGCTCAAAATATTTGGTGCCTCTCCTTTGCCCAGAATactgttttccccatttttttttttaaccagttgaACTGGTACTTCCTGAAGCCCTTATCAGATTTTGCCTACTTCTGTATTACTTTCTGAGGCAGAATTCATCTCTCTCCCCCAAATATGATGATAGTTTTTGCCCTCACTCACCAGGCAGTGAGTGCCTCAGAACAAGGACTGTGTCttattcatttccatttctctaggCCATTAGCCCAACATCTGACATATGGTAGATGCTAAATAAAGAGGAGTGAGAATTAGATGAACAAAGTGATCAAAggtttggagaaaaaaatgaacagtttcATTTGGCTACAAAATGAGGGAGAGTAGTAGGACATGAGATGGAAGTTTACTGGGTAAGATTTTGAAGGGACTTGGATGTCAACTAGAGGGAGAAGATGGGTTCATGGAAGACCCTTTGATAGGCAGTCGGAAGCTAATGCAGGTTTCTGAGCAGAGGTGTGATATGATGAATAATCCATTTAGTTTAAACCCGTCAGAGTCTCTTTCACAAATACATGCAGTTTTCCATTCACACTCAAATTTGCCTcccacctacccatccacccaGCCACCTCTAGACTCCCCCCAGCAGCTTGCCCTACCTCTTTACCTGCTCCCTGTCTGGGCCAGGGAAGTATATATGGGCTGCTTCCCCTCAGCTAAAGGACGTGGGGGCCTctgctgcccagggctgggaAGCAGGCCAGGGTTAGCTGAGGTTGGCTGGCGAGCGGCCCGGCGGTGCCAGGGAGAACCTGCATAGTGCCAGGTGGTGCCTTGGGTTCCAGGCTGAGCCCATAACCCCGATAACCTTCTGCCTGCGCACATACCTGCCCCTCACTCCACCCCATCCCTGCTTTGCTATCAGGGAGGGGGCACAGGGCCAGACAGACCCACAGGACTTTGGCTCCATCTCTACAAAAGGGCCTTCTGTGAGTCAGCCTGCTCCCCTCCAGGCTTGCTCCTCCCCAACCCAGCTCCTGTTTCCAATGCACGTACAGCCCGTACACTCATACCGTGTCCAGGACACCCCACAGTCAGCCACATGGCTCCcctgtgccccagcccctggctcccCATGCTGATCCcggcccctgccccaggcccagctgtACAGCTGCTGCTGTTACTGCTTCTCCTGCTTCCTGCCCATCCTTGGAGCACGCAGGGGGCTCCCACCACGGGAGGAGATTCGTCTGGGGAAGATGATCCACTGGGTGAGGAGGACCTGCCCAGTGAAGAGGACCCACCTGGAGAGGAGGACCCATCTGGAATGAAGACTGAACCAGGAGAAGAGGATTCTCTGAAGTCAGAGGATCTACCTACTGCTGAGGCTCCCAGGGATACTCAGGGAGCCCAGAATAATGCCCACAGAGACAAAAAAGGTAAGTGGTCATCAGGTCTGCAAATCTAGGCTCCAGGAGGTTGGTGCTTCCCCTCACTAAACCAGCCCAGGCAGGGAATattcagggaaggagaggagccagAACTCTGAGAGGAGTCTTTCCCAGCCCCAGGGGCTCCCATGCCACTAAACCCTTCCCCGCTTTCAGAGCTAAGTGGGGAGACAAGAAAGGGGCACAGATGGAGAGAGCTAAGTAGGAAGagatgggaaagaagaaagggggaggttggagaggagaaagagatgaggcatggggagagaaaacaaagatggAGAGAAGTAAGAGTatgagaggagagaagaggaaagctgGGGGGTAccagaggaggagcaggaagggctTGTAGAGATCGCCTCATCTTCagtctacagatgaggaaactgagacctcgGAAGAAGGAAACAGCAGGTAGGGGAACCTGGTATCTTGACTCCCAAGCCAGAAACTTTGGGAAAAGAGTTGGAGACCAGAAGGGGAACAGGGATGAGTGGGGAGGAGGAACCAGTAAGGGAGAAAGATGGTCTGCTGATCTGGGCCTGGAGACTGAGGCTTCCACCCACTTTACAGAGTCTAAGACAGTAGTTGCAAACTGGTATCTTCCGGGCCAGTAAGATCTTTGTGTGCCCCACCGAGCTGCGGTGTTGTATTTGGCTGGGAGCTATTGTGCTTTACACCTGGCCTGCTTCAGGCATTTCTGTTACTGCTAGGCTTCTGTAAGACATCCGAGTTTGTGAACCCCTGCTAATGCGGGGATCCACCTTCCTTCTGGCCGCTGGGGAAGGACTGGGCTCAAAGATTAGCCTCTTCATCCTTTTCATTTATGCAGGGGATGACCACAGTCATTGGCGCTATGGAGGTGAGACACCCACCGCCTGCACAGACCCAATCTGGGCACCCAGCTCTGCTgatccccgccccccaccccaactccggCATCCCCGACTGCCAGTCGCCGACACCACCCGCTGCCTGTCTCTGTCCACATCCCCCATTTCTATTTCCCGCCCGGATGCCTCCTGACTCCACCCCCCTCCCGGGCACTTTTCCTACTCCGCTTCCCTAAAAGTTCCTGACCTTGTCATCAGACTTCCTGTATATACTCTCCCACTCCAGGCCCCCCGCCATGGCCGCAGGTGTCCCCAGCCTGCGCAGGCCGCTTCCAATCCCCAGTAGACATCCGCCCGGAGCTCACCGCCTTTTGCCCCGCCCTGCGACCCCTAGAACTCCTTGGCTTTGAGCTCCGGCCACTCCCAGAACTGCGCCTGCTCAACAATGGCCACACGGGTGAGGCGGTCTCGGGGCGGAGCCCCAGGGAAGGGGCGGAGGCCACTTGGGGATGAGACTGGGCGTGGGGAAGAGGAACGGTGGTCGGAAGTTAGGCAGGCTCTCCTCGGCCAGAGGGGCGGGCCCGACTCACAGGCCTCTCTTCACGCAGTGCAGCTGAGTCTGCCTCCCGGGCTGGAGATGGCCCTGGGCCCCGGGCAGGAGTATCGGGCCCTGCAGTTGCATCTGCACTGGGGGGCTGCGGGTCGCCCGGGCTCGGAGCACACGGTTGGCGGTCACCGTTTCCCTGCCGAGGTGAGCACGCGGCTGTTCGCGGAGGGTCGAAGCAGGGTGCGGGGCAGGGGATCTTGCCGACTTCTACCGTGTCCTCTCCAGATCCACGTGGTTCACCTCAGCACTGCATTTGCCAATGTTGACGAGGCCTTGGGGCGCCCGGGGGGCTTGGCCGTGTTGGCTGCCTTTCTGCAGGTACCAGCCCTGGACACCTCCTTACCCCTGCTTCCCCACACCGCTGAGCTCAGAGTATCTTGCCTCAGAGACCCCATCCCCTCACCTGGCTATCATCTTCACTCATTAGTTCCTTCATTCAACGCCcactgtgagccaggcactgagGTGCAAAAAAGATTCAGAAACTGTGGGTCCTTGTCTCTAAGGAGCCCACAGCCAATGAAGGAGGCTGACAGGACAGACATATACACAGGACACAGATAaaagagtggtcagggaaggcctcacagAGGTGAAACTTGAAGCCTTCACTAGTGGGGAAGTAAAGGAGATATTTCATGTAGGGCGAACAGTTTGTGCAAAGACTCAGAGTGTGGCCCATTCAGGGAATGGCAGATGCACTAGAATGGACATCAGGAAGAGTCATTTCTCTAATACTCCTATAACCCATAATTTCCCCTTTGTGAAATGCAGTAGAACCTAGAGAAATGCA
The nucleotide sequence above comes from Camelus dromedarius isolate mCamDro1 chromosome 10, mCamDro1.pat, whole genome shotgun sequence. Encoded proteins:
- the CA9 gene encoding carbonic anhydrase 9 isoform X4 gives rise to the protein MAPLCPSPWLPMLIPAPAPGPAVQLLLLLLLLLPAHPWSTQGAPTTGGDSSGEDDPLGEEDLPSEEDPPGEEDPSGMKTEPGEEDSLKSEDLPTAEAPRDTQGAQNNAHRDKKGDDHSHWRYGGPPPWPQVSPACAGRFQSPVDIRPELTAFCPALRPLELLGFELRPLPELRLLNNGHTVQLSLPPGLEMALGPGQEYRALQLHLHWGAAGRPGSEHTVGGHRFPAEIHVVHLSTAFANVDEALGRPGGLAVLAAFLQEGPEENSAYEQLLSHLGEIAEEVHLNSCLAAGDILALVFGLLFAVTGIAFLVQMRRQQRHPSGTKGNVSYHPAEVTETVA
- the CA9 gene encoding carbonic anhydrase 9 isoform X1, with the translated sequence MAPLCPSPWLPMLIPAPAPGPAVQLLLLLLLLLPAHPWSTQGAPTTGGDSSGEDDPLGEEDLPSEEDPPGEEDPSGMKTEPGEEDSLKSEDLPTAEAPRDTQGAQNNAHRDKKGDDHSHWRYGGPPPWPQVSPACAGRFQSPVDIRPELTAFCPALRPLELLGFELRPLPELRLLNNGHTVQLSLPPGLEMALGPGQEYRALQLHLHWGAAGRPGSEHTVGGHRFPAEIHVVHLSTAFANVDEALGRPGGLAVLAAFLQEGPEENSAYEQLLSHLGEIAEEDSETWVPGLDVSALLPSDLSRYFRYEGSLTTPPCAQGVIWTVFNQTVKLSAKQLHTLSDSLWGPDDSRLQLNFRATQPLNGRIIEASFPVGVDSSPKTFEPVHLNSCLAAGDILALVFGLLFAVTGIAFLVQMRRQQRHPSGTKGNVSYHPAEVTETVA
- the CA9 gene encoding carbonic anhydrase 9 isoform X3 — its product is MAPLCPSPWLPMLIPAPAPGPAVQLLLLLLLLLPAHPWSTQGAPTTGGDSSGEDDPLGEEDLPSEEDPPGEEDPSGMKTEPGEEDSLKSEDLPTAEAPRDTQGAQNNAHRDKKGDDHSHWRYGVQLSLPPGLEMALGPGQEYRALQLHLHWGAAGRPGSEHTVGGHRFPAEIHVVHLSTAFANVDEALGRPGGLAVLAAFLQEGPEENSAYEQLLSHLGEIAEEDSETWVPGLDVSALLPSDLSRYFRYEGSLTTPPCAQGVIWTVFNQTVKLSAKQLHTLSDSLWGPDDSRLQLNFRATQPLNGRIIEASFPVGVDSSPKTFEPVHLNSCLAAGDILALVFGLLFAVTGIAFLVQMRRQQRHPSGTKGNVSYHPAEVTETVA
- the CA9 gene encoding carbonic anhydrase 9 isoform X2, which encodes MAPLCPSPWLPMLIPAPAPGPAVQLLLLLLLLLPAHPWSTQGAPTTGGDSSGEDDPLGEEDLPSEEDPPGEEDPSGMKTEPGEEDSLKSEDLPTAEAPRDTQGAQNNAHRDKKGDDHSHWRYGGPPPWPQVSPACAGRFQSPVDIRPELTAFCPALRPLELLGFELRPLPELRLLNNGHTVQLSLPPGLEMALGPGQEYRALQLHLHWGAAGRPGSEHTVGGHRFPAEEGPEENSAYEQLLSHLGEIAEEDSETWVPGLDVSALLPSDLSRYFRYEGSLTTPPCAQGVIWTVFNQTVKLSAKQLHTLSDSLWGPDDSRLQLNFRATQPLNGRIIEASFPVGVDSSPKTFEPVHLNSCLAAGDILALVFGLLFAVTGIAFLVQMRRQQRHPSGTKGNVSYHPAEVTETVA